The following coding sequences are from one Xiphophorus couchianus chromosome 7, X_couchianus-1.0, whole genome shotgun sequence window:
- the hsd3b1 gene encoding hydroxy-delta-5-steroid dehydrogenase, 3 beta- and steroid delta-isomerase 1: MSLRGDVCVVTGACGFLGKRLVRLLLEEEKASEIRLLDRDVQAQVLENLEDCRGETTLSVFEGDIRDGDFLRKALRGASTVFHIASLIDVTESMEYSEMYGVNVKGTQLLLEACIQENVASFIYTSTMEVMGPNPRGEPIINGTEDTVYDTTLKFNYSKTKKEAEDRTLEANGETLQNGGRLSTCALRPTYIYGDGCRFLLYHMGDGIRNKNVLFRMSVPEAHVNPVYVGNAAFAHLQAARSLKDPQKRNAVGGRFYYLSDDTPPMSYSDFNHVLMSPLGFGIQDKLVLPLRLFYILCFLLEALCTILRPFVRIVPPMNRQLLTLLNTSFTFSYEKAKKDLGYVPRYSWKEARRRTTEWLASQLPAEREKIMSG; the protein is encoded by the exons ATGTCTCTGAGAGGTGATGTTTGCGTGGTGACGGGAGCCTGCGGATTCCTGGGGAAGAGGCTCGTCCGGCTGCttctggaggaggagaaagcgtCCGAGATCCGGCTGCTGGACAGAGACGTGCAGGCGCAGGTTTTGGAGAATCTGgagg ACTGCAGAGGCGAGACAACACTGAGCGTCTTCGAGGGGGACATCAGAGACGGGGACTTCTTGAGAAAAGCCTTGCGTGGCGCATCGACCGTCTTCCACATCGCTTCCCTCATCGACGTTACCGAGTCCATGGAGTACAGCGAGATGTACGGAGTCAACGTCAAAG GAACTCAGCTGCTTTTGGAGGCGTGTATCCAAGAGAACGTGGCCTCTTTCATCTACACCAGCACGATGGAAGTGATGGGCCCGAACCCCCGAGGAGAGCCGATAATCAACGGCACCGAGGACACGGTTTACGACACCACCCTGAAGTTCAACTACAGCAAGACCAAAAAGGAGGCGGAGGACAGAACCCTTGAGGCCAACGGCGAGACGCTCCAGAACGGAGGCCGCCTCTCCACCTGCGCCCTCAGGCCCACGTACATCTACGGGGACGGCTGCCGCTTCCTGCTGTACCACATGGGCGACGGCATACGAAACAAGAACGTTCTCTTTCGCATGTCCGTGCCGGAGGCCCACGTGAACCCGGTCTACGTGGGCAATGCGGCCTTCGCTCACCTCCAGGCAGCCCGTAGCCTTAAAGATCCACAAAAAAGAAACGCGGTCGGAGGGAGGTTTTACTACCTCTCCGACGACACCCCGCCTATGAGTTACTCGGACTTCAATCACGTTTTGATGTCTCCCCTCGGCTTCGGCATTCAGGACAAACTCGTGCTGCCGCTCCGCCTCTTCTACATCCTGTGTTTTCTCCTGGAAGCTCTCTGCACGATCCTGCGACCGTTTGTCCGCATCGTGCCGCCGATGAACCGGCAGCTGCTCACCTTGTTGAACACTTCGTTTACCTTCTCCTACGAGAAAGCCAAGAAGGACCTGGGCTACGTCCCCAGGTACAGCTGGAAGGAAGCGCGCAGACGCACCACCGAATGGCTCGCCTCGCAGCTGCCAGCGGAGAGGGAAAAAATCATGTCCGGTTAA